The following are from one region of the Petrotoga mobilis SJ95 genome:
- a CDS encoding family 1 encapsulin nanocompartment shell protein — MDFLKRELAPITEEAWEELDERAKEIFKNKLKIRPIIDVEGPYGWDYSSYNLGTNELIENPRDGLGWGIRQVLPIVEIRNPFVLKQWELDNIERGLKTPDLEGLETAAKQLASFENKLILKGIEKANIIGLQTLAKQNSVESSKESLKDFVKSLFEVKKRFMEQGIEGPYTLVINKELWQDLFTMNLSYPLDLVVKEIIDAKVKPMHEVDESFVVSNRGGDFKLILGQDISLGYESKFDEQLKFFFTESLTFHVVTPEAIVGLEM, encoded by the coding sequence ATGGATTTTCTTAAAAGAGAGTTAGCTCCAATAACTGAAGAAGCTTGGGAAGAATTAGACGAAAGGGCAAAGGAGATTTTTAAGAACAAATTAAAAATAAGACCAATTATTGATGTTGAAGGTCCTTATGGATGGGATTATTCTTCATACAATTTAGGTACCAACGAGCTTATAGAAAACCCAAGAGATGGATTGGGATGGGGAATAAGACAAGTTTTACCTATAGTAGAGATTAGAAACCCATTTGTTTTGAAACAATGGGAGCTTGATAATATCGAAAGGGGCTTAAAAACTCCGGATTTGGAAGGGTTAGAAACCGCTGCTAAGCAGTTGGCTTCCTTTGAAAATAAATTAATTTTAAAAGGTATAGAAAAAGCCAATATAATTGGCTTGCAAACGCTTGCTAAACAAAATTCTGTGGAGAGCTCCAAAGAAAGCCTTAAAGATTTTGTTAAATCTTTATTTGAAGTAAAAAAGAGATTCATGGAGCAAGGGATTGAGGGACCGTATACTTTAGTGATCAACAAAGAATTATGGCAAGATTTATTTACCATGAATCTATCGTATCCTTTGGATTTGGTTGTTAAAGAAATTATAGACGCCAAAGTGAAACCTATGCATGAAGTGGATGAAAGTTTTGTGGTTTCTAACCGTGGTGGAGACTTTAAATTAATTTTAGGCCAAGATATTTCCTTAGGATATGAAAGCAAGTTTGACGAGCAGCTCAAATTTTTCTTCACTGAAAGTTTAACCTTCCATGTAGTAACGCCAGAAGCTATAGTGGGTTTAGAAATGTAA
- a CDS encoding encapsulin-associated ferritin-like protein encodes MQDYHEPYEELSDKDRSYVYALNSLKEEIEAIDWYNQRAAVSKDPTIKEIMEHNRDEEIEHAVMLIEWLRRNMDGWDEELKTYLFTEKPLLEVEEEAVEGESKEESSSNKKGDLGLRGLK; translated from the coding sequence ATGCAAGATTACCATGAACCATATGAAGAACTAAGCGACAAGGATCGTTCTTATGTTTATGCATTAAACAGTTTAAAAGAGGAGATTGAAGCGATAGATTGGTACAACCAAAGGGCAGCTGTTTCCAAAGATCCAACCATCAAAGAAATTATGGAACACAATAGAGACGAAGAAATTGAACATGCGGTAATGCTTATTGAATGGTTAAGAAGAAACATGGATGGATGGGATGAAGAACTGAAGACTTATCTTTTCACAGAAAAGCCATTGCTGGAAGTAGAGGAAGAAGCTGTTGAAGGAGAAAGCAAAGAAGAATCTTCTTCGAATAAAAAAGGTGATTTAGGACTAAGAGGATTGAAGTAG
- a CDS encoding PIN domain-containing protein → MFLVDTKRIFRNSPYTKLLFLPMELYREVVSVRKILKLDFDDAYQYSIAKYHGLKVVTMDKDFERIKDVETLFL, encoded by the coding sequence ATGTTTTTAGTGGATACGAAACGTATTTTTAGAAATTCACCTTATACCAAACTCCTGTTTTTACCGATGGAGCTATACAGAGAAGTTGTAAGTGTAAGAAAAATCCTGAAATTAGATTTTGATGATGCATATCAATATAGCATAGCTAAATACCATGGATTGAAAGTAGTTACAATGGACAAGGATTTTGAAAGAATAAAGGATGTAGAAACTTTGTTTTTATAG
- a CDS encoding DUF2281 domain-containing protein, with protein sequence MHDKEIEGKMEKLPEDLRREVLDYVDFLLSKYQGRENSRGKFKFDWEGGLSEIREEFTSVELQHKALEWR encoded by the coding sequence ATGCATGATAAAGAAATCGAGGGAAAAATGGAAAAGCTTCCCGAAGATTTGAGGAGAGAGGTTTTAGATTATGTGGATTTTCTACTAAGTAAGTATCAAGGCAGAGAAAATTCGAGAGGTAAATTCAAGTTCGACTGGGAAGGAGGTCTATCAGAGATAAGAGAGGAATTTACTTCTGTTGAGCTGCAACACAAAGCTTTGGAGTGGAGATAA
- a CDS encoding ABC transporter permease, whose translation MSKLLDNTIFIPFFFPPISAVMAFTLVYSSVGILSKLGFSINIMYTLKAIILAHVFYNSPIFVRYISEALRRVPASFIETASIEGASKFKTFINVELPLIIPSISRALFLVFTYNFTSFAIVLSLGGVRYSTLEVAISTTLRSTLDFPKALSYALIQLIILTILNIFISKFEPISFEFEPFSQKKSGYLSRTISIFYLIFEYSIVLIGVAASFFDFINMKFDISSFLNLFSKELNSVYPVVRSILNSFLVSTVSAFFAVITAYYLLKNYSKLINVSVMATLGISSAFLGMALLYLNILFNIPFVLLLILGYFLITIPIAYSFLFQPVRGFDNKIIEAAKIDGANKATIFLKVELPLLFTSFTSAFLQIFAIIFGEFTISYTMQVRDYFPLVSVVNYSLSSARLYQQANALSGLNILLIFFIFYISNKLARKSNT comes from the coding sequence ATTTCTAAATTATTAGACAACACTATTTTTATACCTTTCTTTTTTCCACCTATTTCGGCAGTTATGGCTTTCACTCTTGTTTATTCTTCAGTTGGTATCCTTTCAAAATTGGGGTTTAGTATAAACATTATGTACACATTGAAAGCGATAATATTGGCCCATGTCTTTTATAACTCTCCTATCTTTGTTCGTTATATATCGGAAGCTCTTAGAAGGGTACCTGCAAGTTTTATAGAAACAGCCAGTATTGAAGGAGCGAGTAAATTTAAAACTTTTATTAACGTAGAATTACCTTTGATCATTCCGTCTATTTCAAGGGCTTTATTCTTAGTATTTACATATAACTTCACAAGTTTTGCGATTGTTTTAAGTTTAGGTGGAGTAAGATATTCAACTTTGGAAGTGGCTATTTCTACAACATTGAGAAGTACTTTGGATTTTCCCAAGGCTTTATCTTATGCTTTAATTCAACTCATAATTCTTACAATTCTTAATATCTTTATATCAAAATTTGAACCTATATCTTTTGAATTTGAACCATTCTCTCAAAAAAAATCTGGATATTTAAGTAGAACAATATCCATCTTTTACTTGATTTTTGAATATTCAATTGTCTTAATTGGTGTTGCAGCTTCTTTTTTCGATTTTATAAATATGAAATTTGATATATCTTCATTTTTGAATTTATTCTCTAAAGAGTTGAATAGTGTATATCCTGTTGTTAGATCTATTTTAAATTCCTTTTTAGTCTCGACTGTATCAGCTTTCTTTGCTGTAATAACAGCATATTATCTATTAAAAAATTACAGTAAACTCATCAATGTTAGTGTAATGGCTACTTTGGGAATATCATCTGCTTTTTTGGGTATGGCTCTACTTTATTTAAATATATTGTTCAATATTCCATTCGTATTGTTATTGATCTTGGGATATTTCTTAATAACCATTCCTATAGCGTATTCATTTTTGTTTCAGCCAGTGCGAGGATTTGACAATAAAATAATTGAAGCCGCAAAGATAGACGGAGCAAACAAAGCGACTATCTTTCTAAAAGTAGAATTACCCCTTCTGTTTACTTCGTTTACAAGTGCGTTTCTTCAAATATTTGCAATAATTTTTGGTGAATTCACTATCAGTTATACTATGCAAGTAAGAGATTACTTTCCACTTGTCAGTGTGGTTAACTATTCCCTTTCCTCTGCGAGATTATACCAACAAGCAAATGCTTTAAGCGGTCTGAACATACTTTTAATCTTCTTTATCTTTTATATAAGCAATAAGTTAGCAAGAAAATCAAATACTTAA
- a CDS encoding thiamine ABC transporter substrate-binding protein, protein MKRFFALVGIIVILFSAVFSEELTVYVYESFSWIEQGMLQKFEEMNECEVKVVKLGDAGNVLTRLVLEKKNPRADVVIGLDQSLAAKAVEEDLLIPYKPKNIENITDKALIFDPEYYVIPYDYGAIAIIYDPERIEEKLESFEDLTKYKNSLIIQDPRASSTGQAFLLWTIAVYGDEWKEFWERLKPAILTVSPSWDDSFAKFEIGEAPMMVSYATDSAYSQYYYGSSKYKVFIPKEGAYVQIEGAGIVKGTDNLDLAQKFIEFLLTEDFQKEIPLNQWMFPVIDVELPEVYQYAVVPEKILTIPAQEISNNLEQWLKEWEALLY, encoded by the coding sequence GTGAAGAGGTTTTTCGCGTTGGTGGGTATTATAGTTATTTTGTTCTCTGCTGTTTTTTCTGAGGAATTGACTGTCTATGTTTATGAAAGTTTCAGTTGGATTGAGCAAGGAATGCTTCAAAAGTTCGAAGAGATGAACGAATGTGAAGTAAAAGTGGTAAAATTAGGTGACGCTGGTAACGTTCTTACGAGATTGGTGTTGGAAAAGAAAAATCCTCGAGCAGATGTTGTCATTGGGCTTGATCAATCACTAGCAGCAAAGGCGGTTGAAGAAGATTTATTGATCCCTTACAAGCCAAAAAACATTGAAAATATTACAGATAAAGCATTGATATTTGATCCAGAATATTATGTAATTCCTTATGACTATGGAGCTATAGCCATCATTTATGATCCGGAAAGGATAGAAGAAAAATTAGAATCCTTTGAAGATCTAACGAAATATAAAAATTCGTTGATAATACAGGATCCAAGAGCCTCAAGCACCGGTCAAGCTTTTTTACTATGGACAATAGCAGTGTATGGAGATGAGTGGAAAGAGTTTTGGGAAAGACTTAAGCCTGCAATATTAACGGTGAGTCCTAGCTGGGATGATTCCTTTGCAAAATTTGAAATTGGTGAGGCACCAATGATGGTCAGCTATGCAACTGATAGCGCATATTCACAATATTACTATGGATCTAGTAAGTACAAGGTTTTTATCCCCAAAGAAGGTGCTTATGTTCAAATAGAAGGTGCGGGCATCGTTAAAGGTACTGATAACTTAGATTTAGCCCAGAAATTCATAGAATTTTTGCTAACAGAAGATTTTCAAAAAGAAATACCTTTAAATCAATGGATGTTCCCTGTAATTGATGTTGAACTGCCTGAGGTTTACCAATATGCAGTGGTTCCCGAAAAAATTCTAACAATTCCAGCTCAAGAAATTTCAAACAATCTGGAACAATGGCTGAAAGAATGGGAGGCTCTATTATACTGA